A portion of the Mesobacillus sp. AQ2 genome contains these proteins:
- a CDS encoding histidine kinase, giving the protein MDFHKKIKEAATWFDRLSLQQKLIALYIIIIIIPIIIFISIYSSNVYDRAITEISIKSENALEIEKIHIKNNIESMRRTAQMVVSDMEFIDFVKSRNEANVDQLIDFRMNELSNVTRLQANNPAIENIRLYTTNPYVTEMWPILFKEERIMQKPWRDEVINRNGMEVWWFDQQTEDVLERLPSQNTAKISLLRELDYPKDEHLGIIEINMFLKNFFPKMFGSVQDPDSVYVVIDKDNNMIRNFHHTFFEDEGIDTEELKLKFNKSKHEGTGSFQFENNETPYLVITAYIEDLDAYLLNVISLESLYAETAKTRNVIFSGIIFLVIILSFVTYVLVLLLLKKMYKLKDSMERVGHGDFSVDVEVDGQDEISELAFHFKSLLGKMNGLIAEAVNKQAAAKETELKALKTQIDSHFLYNTLENIKMMAEIEGEYAISDAVTSLGEMMRYNLKWKNDFVILEEELNYIKNYVDIMNLRLDGQLTLTIDVPNELRDQEVLKMSLQPIIENAIKHGIIPNNQKDRGILQVSARYSDDYVTIEIEDNGVGMTQEQCEALNRSLQTGEEHQNHGSKGGNGIGIHNVNERIKLYYGTEYGVFVTSVKGEFTMVTLKMPCKIMKGGSQSV; this is encoded by the coding sequence GTGGACTTTCATAAAAAAATTAAAGAGGCAGCGACCTGGTTTGACCGCCTTTCCCTGCAACAAAAGCTAATTGCCTTATATATCATCATTATCATTATTCCGATTATCATTTTTATCTCCATCTATTCCAGTAACGTATATGACAGGGCGATAACCGAAATCAGCATCAAGAGTGAAAATGCTTTGGAAATTGAAAAAATCCACATTAAAAACAATATAGAATCCATGAGAAGGACGGCCCAGATGGTCGTTTCAGATATGGAATTCATTGATTTCGTTAAAAGCCGAAATGAAGCGAACGTCGACCAGTTAATAGATTTCAGGATGAACGAGCTTTCGAATGTCACCAGGCTGCAGGCAAATAACCCTGCCATAGAAAATATCCGCCTTTATACGACCAATCCATATGTAACCGAGATGTGGCCGATTCTCTTCAAGGAAGAACGGATCATGCAAAAGCCATGGAGAGATGAAGTCATCAACAGGAATGGCATGGAGGTATGGTGGTTTGACCAGCAGACAGAGGATGTTCTGGAACGGCTGCCATCACAAAACACGGCGAAAATTTCTTTGTTGCGGGAACTGGATTATCCAAAGGACGAACATTTAGGGATCATCGAAATCAATATGTTCCTGAAAAACTTTTTTCCTAAGATGTTCGGATCTGTTCAGGATCCTGATTCAGTGTATGTCGTGATCGACAAAGACAACAACATGATCAGGAACTTCCATCATACCTTTTTTGAAGATGAGGGAATTGACACAGAAGAGCTCAAACTGAAATTCAATAAATCAAAACACGAAGGCACTGGCAGTTTTCAGTTTGAAAACAATGAAACTCCATATCTAGTCATTACAGCCTACATCGAAGATTTGGATGCCTATCTGCTGAATGTCATTTCACTTGAGAGCCTTTATGCTGAAACTGCCAAGACAAGGAATGTTATTTTTAGCGGAATTATCTTTTTAGTTATTATTCTTTCTTTTGTCACCTATGTATTGGTCTTATTGCTCTTGAAAAAAATGTACAAACTGAAGGATTCAATGGAGCGAGTCGGGCACGGGGATTTTTCCGTGGATGTAGAGGTTGACGGTCAGGATGAGATTTCAGAACTGGCATTTCATTTTAAAAGCCTGCTTGGTAAAATGAACGGACTGATTGCTGAAGCTGTCAATAAGCAGGCAGCCGCAAAGGAAACCGAATTAAAGGCACTGAAGACCCAGATTGATTCCCACTTTCTGTATAACACATTGGAAAACATCAAAATGATGGCAGAAATAGAAGGGGAGTACGCTATTTCTGATGCAGTAACCTCGCTTGGGGAAATGATGCGTTATAATCTTAAATGGAAAAATGACTTTGTGATCCTGGAAGAAGAACTCAATTATATAAAAAACTATGTAGATATCATGAATCTGCGTCTGGATGGGCAGCTGACTTTAACGATTGATGTCCCAAACGAATTGCGGGACCAGGAAGTCCTGAAAATGTCACTGCAGCCGATTATCGAAAATGCGATTAAACATGGAATTATTCCGAACAACCAGAAAGACAGAGGCATCCTGCAGGTGAGCGCGAGGTATTCTGATGACTATGTCACTATTGAGATCGAGGATAATGGCGTTGGGATGACGCAAGAGCAGTGCGAGGCCCTCAACAGATCCCTCCAAACTGGTGAGGAACATCAAAATCATGGTTCCAAAGGCGGCAATGGCATTGGGATCCACAATGTGAATGAGAGGATCAAGCTTTACTATGGAACAGAGTATGGAGTGTTTGTTACAAGTGTCAAAGGCGAATTCACGATGGTGACATTAAAAATGCCTTGCAAAATTATGAAAGGGGGCAGCCAAAGTGTATAA
- a CDS encoding glycoside hydrolase family 16 protein, with protein MEQKDQGKANKEMMALSKTETVWSLVWEENFDLPDIDESKWNFVEAGTGFGNEESQFYTRRKENARIENGHLIIEARNEKDNVMDYTSAKLTTRGKAAWTYGRFTIRAKLPEGQGIWPAIWMMPEDMELYTGWPACGEIDIMELIGHQPGTVYGTLHYGMPHTYTGENYTLPDGKKFSEDFHVFTLDWEPGEFRWYVDDVLYARQTDWFSKTPDSEEPQAGFAPFDRDFYLQLNLAVGGKWPGYPDETTHFPQQMTVDYIKVYKKEK; from the coding sequence GTGGAGCAAAAAGATCAGGGGAAGGCAAACAAAGAAATGATGGCGCTTTCAAAAACTGAAACAGTGTGGAGCCTGGTGTGGGAGGAGAACTTTGATCTTCCTGATATAGATGAAAGTAAGTGGAATTTCGTTGAGGCGGGAACGGGGTTTGGCAATGAAGAATCCCAGTTCTATACAAGACGGAAAGAAAATGCACGGATTGAAAATGGCCACCTGATTATCGAAGCCAGGAATGAGAAGGATAACGTGATGGATTATACATCTGCAAAATTGACGACCAGAGGTAAGGCAGCCTGGACATACGGTCGTTTTACGATCCGGGCGAAGCTGCCTGAAGGCCAGGGAATCTGGCCGGCAATCTGGATGATGCCAGAAGATATGGAATTATACACAGGATGGCCGGCCTGCGGGGAAATTGACATCATGGAGTTGATTGGCCACCAGCCTGGCACGGTTTATGGAACGCTGCATTACGGAATGCCTCACACATATACAGGAGAAAACTATACGCTTCCTGATGGCAAGAAGTTCTCGGAAGATTTCCATGTCTTTACCCTGGATTGGGAGCCAGGTGAATTCAGATGGTATGTGGACGATGTTCTGTATGCAAGGCAGACTGACTGGTTCAGCAAGACTCCAGATTCAGAGGAACCGCAAGCTGGATTTGCACCGTTTGACCGCGATTTCTACCTGCAGCTGAACCTTGCTGTTGGAGGAAAATGGCCTGGTTATCCTGATGAAACAACTCATTTTCCTCAGCAGATGACAGTTGATTACATCAAAGTATACAAAAAAGAAAAATAA
- a CDS encoding carbohydrate ABC transporter permease → MLFICGITVYPIWYVLVNSLNDGVDAMRGGIYWWPREFTFANYKAVFETPGIVTSFGVTIAKTVIGTITHVSFTAMVAYAISRRDLYGRNFYMLVGVITMFFSGGLIPYFLLIRDLGLFDNFLVYIIPTMFNFFHLIIFVSFFRELPTSLEEAAKIDGANDFMIFIKVIIPLSMPVIATIALFQGVYQWNDYFAGVIFVNNPDLQPIQTYLYKVVAESSSNQMMTNAAGSIATKTVTSQSIKLATMVVTTLPIMLVYPFLQKYFVKGMLIGSVKG, encoded by the coding sequence ATGCTCTTTATCTGCGGCATCACGGTCTACCCAATCTGGTATGTTCTCGTCAACTCACTGAATGATGGTGTCGATGCCATGCGGGGGGGAATCTACTGGTGGCCGCGTGAGTTCACTTTTGCAAACTATAAGGCGGTTTTTGAAACACCTGGCATTGTTACATCATTTGGTGTGACCATTGCCAAAACGGTTATCGGCACAATCACCCATGTATCTTTTACAGCGATGGTTGCTTATGCTATTTCGAGACGAGACCTTTACGGCAGGAACTTTTACATGCTGGTTGGTGTCATCACGATGTTTTTCAGCGGCGGATTGATTCCCTACTTCCTGTTGATCAGAGACCTTGGGTTGTTTGATAACTTCCTGGTGTATATCATTCCGACAATGTTCAACTTCTTCCATCTGATCATCTTTGTTTCCTTCTTCAGGGAATTGCCAACTTCTCTTGAGGAAGCAGCAAAAATAGATGGGGCAAATGACTTTATGATTTTTATCAAAGTAATCATCCCGCTGTCAATGCCAGTTATTGCTACCATCGCACTGTTCCAGGGTGTCTACCAGTGGAATGACTATTTTGCCGGAGTCATCTTTGTAAATAACCCTGACCTGCAGCCAATCCAGACCTATTTATATAAGGTTGTAGCTGAGTCCAGCTCTAACCAAATGATGACGAATGCAGCAGGCTCGATTGCAACGAAGACAGTAACCTCTCAGTCAATCAAACTGGCAACAATGGTTGTAACGACGCTTCCGATCATGCTGGTCTATCCATTCCTGCAGAAATACTTTGTAAAAGGAATGCTGATTGGATCAGTAAAAGGTTGA
- a CDS encoding extracellular solute-binding protein, producing the protein MRRKFLSKGFSLMLVLSLVLALFSGCSNKANENASDEKDTDKPKATADAPGWQSNKEPITFDWYVNFSWFAHKWGDDVVSKYVTDKTGVSVNFISPAGNEAEKMNTMIASGKLPDFITIGWWEDAVKKMIEGELVLPLNELADQYDPYFFKVADGAKIEWYKQEDGNTYGYPNASSSPKDFDKYKDLKPSNQTFLVRKDMYEAIGSPDMSTPEGFLKALEAAKEKFPEVNGAPLIPFGLNEFTDVGNTSLEGYLQNFLNIPMEKDGKVYDRSQDPEYLAWLKTFREANDKGLLAKDIFIDKRPQMEEKISQGRYFAMLYQRSDLAAQQHALYAKDPNSVYIAVDGPANSNGDAPALAGDSISGWTVTLISKDVKDKERAIQFLTYLISEEGQMDLYMGKEGETYDMANGKPEFKPEVLDLLNKDRAAFDQQYGASFKYWMLMDTNMSLAWAPPASEPFKQMEDWTKGKTVSYAEFDGISPTGTSTEGVAASKIAQEWGKTLPKLLLAKSDKEFDKLYNDFLKKRDSFGYEKVEKYQQEVYENNKKKLDAAN; encoded by the coding sequence ATGAGGAGAAAATTTCTTTCCAAAGGCTTTTCACTAATGCTTGTTCTATCTTTGGTTTTGGCATTGTTTTCAGGTTGTTCCAACAAGGCAAATGAAAACGCTTCCGATGAAAAGGACACAGACAAACCAAAAGCAACAGCCGATGCACCTGGATGGCAGTCCAACAAGGAACCGATTACTTTTGATTGGTATGTGAACTTTTCCTGGTTCGCACATAAATGGGGCGACGATGTTGTTTCAAAGTATGTAACAGATAAAACCGGTGTTTCTGTCAACTTCATTTCACCAGCAGGCAACGAAGCTGAGAAAATGAACACGATGATTGCATCAGGCAAGCTTCCTGATTTCATCACGATCGGCTGGTGGGAAGATGCTGTCAAGAAGATGATCGAAGGCGAGCTTGTCCTTCCATTGAATGAACTTGCTGACCAGTATGATCCGTATTTCTTTAAGGTAGCAGATGGAGCAAAGATTGAATGGTATAAGCAGGAAGATGGCAATACTTACGGTTATCCAAATGCTTCTTCATCACCAAAAGATTTTGACAAATATAAAGACCTTAAGCCATCAAACCAGACATTTCTTGTAAGAAAAGATATGTATGAAGCAATCGGCAGCCCTGATATGAGCACGCCTGAAGGATTCTTGAAGGCGCTTGAAGCTGCCAAAGAAAAATTCCCTGAAGTGAACGGCGCACCGCTGATTCCTTTCGGCTTAAATGAATTTACGGATGTAGGAAACACTTCCCTTGAAGGCTATTTGCAAAACTTCCTTAACATCCCGATGGAAAAAGACGGAAAGGTTTATGACCGCAGCCAGGATCCAGAGTATCTTGCATGGTTAAAAACTTTTAGAGAAGCAAATGACAAAGGGCTTCTTGCTAAGGACATCTTCATTGATAAGCGTCCGCAAATGGAAGAAAAGATCTCACAAGGCAGATACTTCGCAATGCTTTATCAGCGAAGTGACCTTGCAGCACAACAACACGCATTGTATGCTAAAGATCCTAACTCCGTATATATTGCAGTAGACGGACCTGCTAACTCAAATGGAGACGCACCTGCTTTGGCTGGTGACAGCATCTCAGGATGGACAGTGACTCTGATTTCCAAAGATGTAAAAGATAAAGAAAGAGCAATTCAATTCCTGACTTACCTGATCAGCGAAGAAGGACAAATGGACCTTTATATGGGTAAAGAGGGCGAAACATATGATATGGCAAACGGTAAGCCTGAATTCAAACCGGAAGTATTGGATCTGCTGAATAAGGACCGCGCAGCTTTTGACCAGCAGTATGGTGCTTCATTCAAGTACTGGATGCTTATGGATACAAACATGAGCCTCGCATGGGCACCGCCAGCTTCTGAACCATTCAAGCAAATGGAAGACTGGACAAAAGGAAAAACAGTCAGCTATGCAGAGTTTGATGGCATCAGCCCAACTGGAACTTCCACAGAAGGTGTCGCAGCAAGCAAGATCGCACAAGAATGGGGTAAAACACTTCCTAAGCTTCTGCTTGCTAAATCCGATAAAGAGTTCGATAAACTCTACAACGACTTCCTGAAGAAACGTGATTCTTTCGGCTATGAAAAAGTGGAAAAGTATCAGCAGGAAGTATATGAAAACAATAAGAAAAAACTTGATGCAGCAAATTAA
- a CDS encoding GH1 family beta-glucosidase codes for MNKFSKDFIFGTATSSYQIEGAYQEDGRTLSIWDTFSRTPGKVFNMDNGDSACDHYHLYEKDIEILKTLGVDSYRFSIAWPRIFPEQGMYNEAGMNFYKKLISRLIENGIKPAVTLYHWDLPMWAHKKGGWTNRESVNWFLEYAEKCFEELDAHVEMWITHNEPWCAGFLGYHQGVHAPGHTNMEEAVKAVHHMLLSHGEAVSLLKGKFASETPIGITLNLSPMYPASNSANDQLAANNADGYTNRWFLDPVLKGSYPADMMNLFSKYVHSFDFIQEGDLEKISVECDFFGINYYNRSLVEFNAASDFLFKSAYSDYPKTGMGWDISPAEFKELIHRLRKEYTNLPIYITENGSAFDDFVSDDHRVHDTERQDYVEKHIRAVAQLNEEGMNVAGYYLWSLLDNFEWAFGYDKRFGITYVDFETQERILKDSGYRYAEIIRNRSI; via the coding sequence ATGAACAAGTTTTCAAAGGATTTTATTTTTGGTACAGCAACTTCTTCCTATCAGATTGAAGGGGCCTATCAGGAAGATGGCAGAACCCTGTCCATATGGGATACGTTTTCCCGGACTCCCGGAAAGGTCTTCAATATGGATAACGGGGATAGCGCATGTGACCATTACCACTTATATGAGAAAGATATTGAGATTTTAAAAACGCTTGGTGTGGATTCTTATCGTTTCTCGATTGCCTGGCCAAGGATTTTCCCAGAGCAGGGCATGTATAACGAAGCTGGGATGAACTTTTATAAAAAGCTTATATCACGCTTGATCGAAAATGGAATCAAACCCGCAGTCACTCTGTATCACTGGGATCTGCCAATGTGGGCACATAAAAAGGGTGGCTGGACAAACAGGGAATCCGTCAATTGGTTTTTGGAGTATGCAGAAAAATGCTTTGAGGAACTTGATGCACATGTGGAAATGTGGATTACCCATAATGAACCATGGTGCGCAGGTTTCCTCGGCTACCATCAGGGCGTCCATGCACCAGGACATACCAATATGGAAGAGGCGGTGAAGGCTGTCCACCATATGCTTCTGTCCCATGGGGAAGCTGTATCTCTGCTGAAGGGAAAGTTTGCTTCGGAAACTCCGATTGGGATTACGCTGAACCTGTCACCGATGTACCCGGCAAGCAATTCTGCCAATGACCAGCTGGCTGCCAATAATGCGGATGGCTACACGAATAGGTGGTTCCTGGATCCTGTGCTAAAAGGATCTTACCCTGCGGATATGATGAATCTTTTTTCAAAATATGTCCATTCCTTCGACTTCATCCAGGAAGGCGACTTGGAGAAAATTTCCGTGGAATGTGATTTCTTTGGAATCAACTACTATAATCGCAGTCTTGTTGAATTCAATGCAGCATCGGACTTCCTGTTCAAGAGTGCCTATTCAGATTATCCAAAGACCGGAATGGGATGGGATATATCGCCGGCTGAATTTAAAGAACTGATTCATCGCCTGCGCAAGGAATATACGAATCTGCCAATCTATATAACCGAAAATGGCTCGGCGTTCGATGATTTTGTTTCAGATGACCATCGTGTCCATGATACCGAGAGACAGGACTATGTGGAAAAACATATTCGTGCCGTTGCCCAGCTCAATGAGGAGGGCATGAACGTCGCCGGGTATTATCTATGGTCTTTGCTCGATAATTTTGAATGGGCATTTGGCTACGACAAACGCTTTGGAATCACGTATGTTGATTTCGAAACACAGGAGAGAATCCTTAAGGATAGCGGTTACCGCTATGCCGAAATTATCAGGAACCGCTCAATCTAA
- the map gene encoding type I methionyl aminopeptidase, which translates to MIAKTEEDFNGLKEIGMIVGMIREELVQKTVPGITTKELDELAGAMFEENGAISAPKGEYNFPGYTCISVNEEVAHGIPGSRVIKEGDIVNIDVSGSKNGYFADTGISFVVGQGDPILTKICETAVEAFEAGLKKAKPGSKKSGLGKAVMATARKNGLNVIKNLTGHGIGRTIHEAPDHIYNYNEPWDDELLKEGMVIAFEPFISTGEEEVFQYEHDEWTYVTESSFVAQCEHTIILTKNGPIVITR; encoded by the coding sequence ATGATTGCAAAAACAGAAGAAGATTTTAACGGGTTAAAAGAAATTGGCATGATTGTCGGCATGATACGGGAGGAATTGGTGCAAAAGACAGTACCCGGAATAACCACAAAGGAACTCGACGAACTGGCAGGCGCCATGTTTGAAGAGAATGGAGCGATTTCTGCTCCGAAAGGCGAATACAATTTCCCAGGGTACACTTGCATCAGTGTGAATGAAGAAGTAGCCCACGGGATTCCAGGGAGCCGAGTCATTAAAGAAGGTGATATCGTTAATATCGATGTTTCCGGATCAAAAAATGGTTATTTTGCCGATACAGGAATCTCCTTTGTCGTTGGCCAAGGTGATCCGATTTTAACGAAGATATGCGAAACAGCTGTTGAGGCTTTTGAAGCAGGCTTGAAAAAGGCGAAACCCGGATCGAAGAAAAGCGGACTGGGCAAGGCGGTTATGGCGACTGCGCGGAAAAACGGACTTAATGTAATTAAAAACCTTACAGGACATGGAATCGGGCGGACCATCCATGAAGCTCCCGATCACATCTACAACTATAATGAGCCATGGGATGACGAGCTATTGAAAGAAGGAATGGTCATCGCTTTTGAGCCATTCATCTCCACTGGTGAGGAAGAAGTTTTCCAATACGAACATGATGAGTGGACTTATGTCACGGAAAGCAGCTTTGTTGCACAATGTGAACATACAATCATCCTCACTAAAAATGGACCTATCGTTATTACCAGATAA
- a CDS encoding ZIP family metal transporter, which translates to MLDFFMGFHPVVQALIGTLFTWGMTALGAALVFTTKNPNQKFLDSMMGLAAGVMIAASFWSLLAPAIEMGEGGSLPSWMPAATGFLLGGLFLMVVDKLMPHLHPNLSMEKAEGIHPEKKRRSTLMVLAITLHNIPEGLAVGVAFGAAAAGFPSASLMGAIALAIGIGIQNFPEGVAVSMPLRQVGMSRKKSFMYGQFSGMVEPVAAMIGAAAVMFIQPLLPYALSFAAGAMIFVVAEEVIPGSQENGNSDLASLSLMFGFAIMMILDVALG; encoded by the coding sequence ATGCTTGATTTTTTCATGGGTTTCCATCCGGTTGTCCAGGCGCTGATTGGGACTTTGTTTACCTGGGGAATGACTGCTTTGGGCGCTGCTTTAGTATTTACAACGAAAAATCCAAACCAAAAGTTTTTGGATAGTATGATGGGTCTCGCGGCAGGAGTTATGATTGCTGCAAGTTTCTGGTCACTACTTGCTCCTGCGATTGAGATGGGTGAGGGAGGAAGCCTGCCGAGCTGGATGCCTGCTGCGACTGGTTTTCTTTTAGGCGGGTTGTTCTTAATGGTCGTAGATAAATTGATGCCCCATTTACATCCTAATTTATCAATGGAAAAAGCTGAGGGAATCCATCCCGAAAAGAAAAGACGAAGTACTTTGATGGTCTTGGCCATTACCTTGCACAACATCCCCGAAGGTCTCGCGGTCGGAGTGGCTTTCGGAGCTGCAGCTGCAGGCTTTCCTTCGGCTTCGCTTATGGGCGCGATTGCGCTTGCAATAGGAATCGGTATCCAGAACTTCCCGGAAGGTGTCGCAGTATCGATGCCACTTCGGCAAGTAGGAATGTCAAGAAAGAAAAGCTTCATGTACGGCCAGTTTTCAGGCATGGTCGAACCAGTTGCCGCAATGATTGGAGCAGCCGCTGTCATGTTCATCCAGCCACTTCTGCCGTATGCGCTAAGCTTTGCAGCCGGAGCGATGATTTTCGTGGTAGCCGAAGAAGTAATCCCTGGATCCCAGGAAAACGGCAACAGCGATTTGGCATCATTAAGCCTCATGTTTGGATTCGCCATCATGATGATCCTCGACGTGGCATTAGGATAA
- a CDS encoding response regulator — protein MYKVLIADDEKNIRLGIQAMIKREHPEFTTFIASDGQEALELIAENEPDIVITDIKMPRMDGIQLIKEIQQREIKTAIVILSGYDDFTYAKEAIKYKVRDYLLKPVNRSELFKTLKLITEELEQSQKMTYQHMDEYRASQLNYILLSPNLQMDVVEVLYKKMKIEAYPDGFYVGIIDAEAEIEKNHLLEKINQLLCSPNDCIPFLDNDGRVTIISADLELFSLLKEQLGRDRHLVFTIGISEKEQDIRELKKTYEQAATALKYHFLYPRRQVIYYESVKEKPDGSSVPVELINKISNMLGTERENEIKTNLRQVMDFDVISHSSISYLEDLNQAINETIFKGFFKRLGDESLVTFELLNKIDDIYNFDNFHEYFHALEGLLMRIHEYNKQMRSVYSEQKYMDRAIAYIRENYHKDLNLAVVANYISLNYSYFSHMFKEYIGQNFVDYLKMVRVENAKKLLKETDFKILEISEMVGYKNPKQFARVFREAEGISPKEYREMNG, from the coding sequence GTGTATAAAGTCCTTATAGCTGATGATGAGAAAAATATCCGATTGGGCATACAGGCAATGATTAAGAGAGAGCATCCAGAGTTTACTACTTTTATTGCCAGTGATGGACAGGAAGCCCTTGAACTAATAGCTGAAAATGAACCAGATATCGTGATCACTGATATTAAAATGCCGAGGATGGATGGTATCCAGCTGATCAAGGAAATCCAGCAAAGAGAAATCAAAACAGCCATTGTGATCCTAAGTGGCTATGATGATTTCACTTATGCCAAGGAAGCGATCAAGTATAAGGTGAGAGATTATCTTCTGAAGCCGGTCAATCGTTCAGAGCTTTTCAAAACTCTTAAATTGATCACTGAAGAACTGGAACAAAGCCAGAAAATGACCTATCAGCACATGGATGAATATCGTGCCAGTCAGCTGAATTATATTTTGCTCAGTCCTAATCTGCAAATGGATGTTGTAGAGGTTCTTTATAAGAAAATGAAAATCGAAGCCTATCCGGATGGCTTTTATGTAGGGATCATCGATGCGGAGGCTGAGATTGAAAAGAATCATTTGCTTGAAAAGATCAATCAGCTGCTTTGTTCACCCAATGATTGCATTCCATTTCTCGATAATGATGGCAGGGTGACCATTATTTCAGCAGATCTCGAGCTATTTTCCCTGTTGAAAGAGCAGCTTGGCAGGGACAGGCATTTGGTCTTCACCATTGGCATCAGTGAGAAGGAACAGGACATACGGGAATTGAAAAAAACGTATGAACAGGCAGCCACTGCCTTGAAGTACCATTTCCTCTATCCGCGCAGACAGGTTATTTATTATGAAAGTGTCAAAGAAAAGCCGGATGGTTCTTCAGTTCCGGTGGAATTGATCAATAAAATCTCCAATATGCTAGGAACAGAAAGGGAAAATGAAATAAAAACCAACCTGAGACAGGTGATGGACTTCGATGTCATCTCGCACAGCAGCATCAGCTATCTGGAAGACTTGAATCAGGCAATCAATGAGACCATTTTCAAAGGGTTTTTTAAGCGGCTGGGGGATGAATCCCTTGTGACGTTTGAGCTATTGAACAAAATTGATGACATTTATAACTTTGATAATTTCCATGAATACTTCCATGCCCTCGAAGGCTTGCTGATGAGGATCCACGAATACAATAAACAAATGAGATCAGTGTATTCAGAGCAAAAGTATATGGACCGGGCAATCGCCTATATCAGGGAAAATTACCACAAGGACTTGAATCTCGCCGTAGTCGCAAATTATATATCTTTGAATTACTCCTATTTCAGCCACATGTTCAAGGAGTATATTGGTCAAAACTTCGTTGATTATTTAAAAATGGTCAGGGTAGAAAATGCAAAAAAGCTGCTGAAAGAAACGGACTTTAAAATTCTTGAAATCAGCGAGATGGTTGGCTACAAAAATCCCAAACAGTTTGCACGAGTGTTCCGCGAAGCAGAAGGAATCTCGCCAAAAGAATATCGGGAAATGAATGGATGA
- a CDS encoding ABC transporter permease subunit codes for MEVKIEQPVEQQVTDTIIEKATKKEKYQKIKKTIISQKYLQTMALLGVVWMFIFNYIPMYGLIIAFKEYSIIKTISEAPWVGLMQFKEFLQDENFWIVLKNTLGISLIKLIIGFPLPIIFALLLNELTSMKLKKAVQTISYLPHFISWVVLGGILTTWLADIGVINDILLGLGLISERTNFLAEPDNFWGIVILSDIWKELGWSAIIYLAAIAGVSPELYESSTIDGANRFQKMWHVTLPSIRPTITILFILAVSGVLNSNFDQILILRNSLNESASNVIDIYVYQMGLQNARYSYATAVGLLKAIIAFILLLSANKITKKLNGTSLF; via the coding sequence ATGGAAGTCAAGATAGAACAGCCAGTCGAACAACAAGTTACTGACACCATTATCGAAAAGGCAACAAAAAAAGAAAAATACCAAAAAATCAAAAAGACAATCATTTCACAAAAGTATTTGCAGACGATGGCGCTTCTGGGTGTAGTATGGATGTTCATCTTTAACTATATCCCAATGTATGGGCTGATCATCGCGTTCAAGGAATATAGCATCATCAAGACGATTTCGGAGGCACCATGGGTTGGATTGATGCAGTTTAAGGAATTCCTGCAGGATGAGAATTTCTGGATTGTCCTCAAAAATACCCTGGGAATCAGCTTGATTAAATTGATTATCGGTTTCCCGCTCCCAATCATTTTTGCTCTTTTGCTTAATGAACTAACATCTATGAAGCTAAAGAAAGCGGTTCAGACAATTTCTTACTTGCCGCATTTTATTTCATGGGTTGTACTTGGAGGCATCTTGACTACATGGCTGGCGGATATCGGTGTCATCAATGATATTTTGCTAGGTTTAGGGTTGATCAGTGAACGGACGAATTTCCTGGCTGAGCCGGATAACTTCTGGGGGATTGTCATTCTCTCGGATATTTGGAAAGAACTTGGATGGTCAGCAATCATCTATCTGGCAGCTATTGCTGGTGTATCTCCGGAACTATACGAATCATCCACAATTGATGGAGCAAACCGGTTCCAAAAAATGTGGCACGTCACATTGCCGTCAATTCGCCCAACCATCACAATCTTGTTCATTCTTGCTGTAAGCGGTGTCCTGAATTCAAACTTCGATCAGATCTTGATTTTGCGAAACTCATTGAATGAGAGCGCCAGTAACGTTATTGATATTTACGTCTATCAAATGGGTCTGCAAAATGCCCGCTACTCATACGCAACAGCAGTTGGTTTATTGAAAGCGATCATCGCCTTCATCCTGCTCCTGTCTGCGAACAAGATTACGAAGAAACTGAATGGAACATCTTTATTCTAA